TCAGCAGCACCTGCCCGACCCGCCGCCCGTGCCGGGCGAAGGACTGGGTGTAGCGCGCGATCAGCAGGCCCTGCCCGACGCTCGCCGCCGCCTGCTGGGTGGCCAGGTCCTTCGGACGCCTGGTCAGCCCCAGCGGCGCCAGGCCGGCCGCGATGGCGCCCGAGGAGACCAGCACGATCTCGGCGCCCGGCACCGTCTCGGCCAGCGCGTCCACCAGCGCGTCCACGCGGCTGCCGTCGAGCCCGCCCGCCGTCGTGGTCAACGAGGACGAGCCCACCTTGATCACGATCCGCCGCGCGGCGACGACCTGCTGCAACGTGCTCACCCGGCCATTGTGCCCGCGGGGCGGGAGGGGTCCAAAACCGATTTCACAGAGTGGTCAGCCGTAAAGCCGATCGTCCGAGCCGCGCGGGCCGAGGTGCTCGGCGCCGCCGGAGAGGGTCGGGCGCCAGTCGAAGACCACCGCGTCCGGGCCGCCGCCGATGACGACCTCGTCGCCCTCGCGCGCGCCCATCTCCAGCAGCGCCTGCTCGATGCCCAGCTTGTACAGGCGCTCGGCCAGGTAGCCGACCGCCTCGTCGTTCTGGAAGTCGGTCTGCTTGATCCAGCGCTCTGCCTTGTGGCTGAGCACGACATAGTGCTCGTCCTCGAAGCGCAGTGTGAACGGCACCTCGTCGACGGCCCGGGGCCGCAGGATGATCCGCTCCTCGACCACCTCGGGCCGTGCGGCGCGCGCCTGCTCGACGATCTCGGCCAGCGCGTAGCCGAGCTCCTTCAGGCCGGTGTGGCTCACCGCCGAGACCTCGAACACGCGCAGGCCGCGGCCCTCGAGCTCGGCGCGGACCAGGTCCGCGAGATCCTTGCCGTCCGGGATGTCGGTCTTGTTGAGCACCACCAGCCGCGGCCGCTCGGTGAGCCGGCCGTAGTCGCCGTGCTGGTCGTCCGGGATGGTCGCCTCGTACGCGGCCAGCTCGGCCTCGATCGTGTCGAGGTCGCTGACCGGGTCGCGGTCCGACTCGAGCGTGGCGCAGTCGAGCACGTGCACGAGCACCGCGCACCGCTCGATGTGCCGCAGGAACTCGTGGCCAAGGCCCTTGCCCTGGCTCGCCCCCGGGATCAGGCCCGGCACGTCCGCCATGGTGAACACGTGCCCGGCGGACTGCACCACGCCGAGGTTCGGCACCAGGGTGGTGAACGGGTAGTCGGCGATCTTCGGCTTCGCCGCGCTCATCGCCGCGATCAGCGAGCTCTTGCCCGCGCTCGGGTAGCCGATCAGCGCGACGTCCGCGACCGACTTGAGTTCGAGCACGTACTCGCCGTCCTCGCCCTCCTCGCCGAGCAGGCTGAAGCCGGGCGCCTTGCGCTTGGTCGAGGCCAGCGCCGCGTTCCCCAGGCCGCCCACGCCGCCCTGCGCCAGCACCAGCTTCGTACCCGCGCCGACCAGGTCGGCCACCAGCTCGCCGGCGCGAGTCTTGACCACCG
This genomic window from Actinospica robiniae DSM 44927 contains:
- the obgE gene encoding GTPase ObgE, producing MASFVDRVVLSVAAGKGGHGCTSVHREKFKPLGGPDGGNGGRGGDVTLVVDAGVTSLLDYHFSPHRSAGNGRPGAGGHRQGANGADVVLPVPSGTVVKTRAGELVADLVGAGTKLVLAQGGVGGLGNAALASTKRKAPGFSLLGEEGEDGEYVLELKSVADVALIGYPSAGKSSLIAAMSAAKPKIADYPFTTLVPNLGVVQSAGHVFTMADVPGLIPGASQGKGLGHEFLRHIERCAVLVHVLDCATLESDRDPVSDLDTIEAELAAYEATIPDDQHGDYGRLTERPRLVVLNKTDIPDGKDLADLVRAELEGRGLRVFEVSAVSHTGLKELGYALAEIVEQARAARPEVVEERIILRPRAVDEVPFTLRFEDEHYVVLSHKAERWIKQTDFQNDEAVGYLAERLYKLGIEQALLEMGAREGDEVVIGGGPDAVVFDWRPTLSGGAEHLGPRGSDDRLYG